A region from the Spirochaetae bacterium HGW-Spirochaetae-1 genome encodes:
- the lnt gene encoding apolipoprotein N-acyltransferase, protein MIKNLHEGTFMKFFRKKVPLALFSSLLMVLAFPSHDIYPLLWIGFIPLLMAMEDTTVRESYWLGLITGWAGICGAYPWLSHVTKIYMEAPVPANYLIWILYGFYHGQLFGLAAALFTWARKKTALPVIVIFPIIMTGLWTIFPALFFFNLGNGTTGFITALQGIDITGIYGLDYIIVLCSAFIYSIIRHKKLKTPGIILAGAAIILMVWFSYGIYALHTWREALTPGETKKIGIVQPNRPSSLFILPPEEGYSTTYPLEMALSKALIGDRPDLIIWPEGNFYGYFEDISVRLAFMKQVRDWGIPLLFHDYPWDLGATGKLYRNSSVLIRDDGSYGGRYDKRFIVPFGEYIPFVNYDWSIIQSLELPPPLTPGKGPVTFHAGGMKIDPLICYETQFSAFVADSLGKDPQGKIITVQSNDGWYGRGSEAAQQNSSIILRAVENRVPVIHVVNNGPSMAAGPDGRVLFSYGFWERGSWIASIPYNEKSGGSFYTRHPALFTTLMRIFFIVLIAWVIFRNRITAPRSPGRS, encoded by the coding sequence ATGATAAAAAACTTACATGAAGGAACTTTTATGAAATTTTTCCGTAAAAAAGTACCCCTGGCGCTTTTCTCATCACTACTGATGGTACTGGCCTTTCCAAGCCATGACATCTATCCCCTGCTCTGGATTGGATTTATTCCGCTTCTCATGGCCATGGAGGATACAACCGTACGGGAATCGTACTGGCTGGGCCTCATCACGGGATGGGCCGGTATTTGTGGTGCCTATCCCTGGCTGAGCCATGTGACCAAAATATACATGGAAGCCCCTGTACCGGCGAACTACCTGATATGGATACTCTATGGCTTCTATCATGGGCAGCTCTTCGGCCTTGCAGCGGCGCTTTTTACCTGGGCGCGGAAGAAAACGGCGCTGCCCGTTATCGTCATTTTCCCGATTATAATGACGGGCCTCTGGACCATCTTTCCGGCCCTGTTTTTCTTCAACCTGGGAAACGGCACAACGGGCTTCATCACAGCCCTGCAGGGCATTGATATCACCGGCATCTACGGTCTGGATTATATAATTGTCCTGTGCAGTGCCTTCATATACAGCATCATCCGGCATAAAAAATTAAAAACACCGGGGATAATCCTGGCCGGGGCTGCCATTATTCTCATGGTCTGGTTCAGCTACGGGATATATGCCCTGCATACATGGCGGGAGGCTCTGACCCCCGGGGAAACGAAAAAAATTGGCATCGTTCAGCCCAACCGCCCGTCATCGCTCTTCATACTCCCTCCCGAAGAGGGTTACAGTACCACCTATCCCCTGGAGATGGCCCTGAGCAAGGCACTGATCGGGGACAGACCCGACCTCATCATCTGGCCCGAAGGCAATTTTTACGGCTATTTCGAGGATATTTCCGTACGACTGGCCTTTATGAAACAGGTCCGCGACTGGGGGATTCCCCTGCTCTTCCATGATTATCCCTGGGACCTGGGCGCTACGGGCAAACTGTACCGGAACAGTTCCGTCCTCATCAGGGATGACGGCTCCTACGGCGGCCGCTATGACAAGCGCTTCATCGTTCCCTTCGGCGAATACATACCTTTTGTCAACTACGACTGGTCCATCATTCAAAGCCTGGAACTGCCGCCGCCGCTGACTCCCGGGAAGGGCCCCGTGACTTTCCACGCCGGCGGCATGAAAATTGATCCCCTCATCTGTTACGAAACACAGTTCAGCGCCTTTGTAGCCGATTCCCTCGGGAAGGACCCGCAGGGAAAGATAATCACGGTTCAAAGCAATGACGGGTGGTACGGCCGTGGATCGGAAGCGGCCCAGCAGAATTCCTCGATAATACTGCGGGCCGTAGAGAACAGGGTTCCCGTCATCCATGTAGTCAACAACGGTCCCTCCATGGCGGCGGGACCCGATGGCCGGGTCCTGTTCAGTTACGGTTTCTGGGAAAGGGGCAGTTGGATAGCATCGATCCCCTATAATGAAAAGAGCGGTGGTTCCTTCTATACCAGGCATCCCGCCCTTTTTACGACTTTGATGCGGATATTCTTTATAGTGCTAATCGCATGGGTGATATTCAGGAACAGAATTACCGCACCCAGATCACCCGGTCGTTCTTGA
- a CDS encoding thioesterase: MSNSLNIETHKTINHNLCGTPKKISAGESLIEMKTTKDMAVDNKGLVHGGFIFGLADHAAMLAVNHPFVVLSGSSCRFLKPAMPGQLLIAEGKIIDEDGRKKTARVTVRRENEIIFTGDFTCVVLENHVLSPVQQSS, encoded by the coding sequence ATGAGCAATTCACTCAACATCGAAACCCATAAGACAATCAATCACAACCTCTGCGGAACACCTAAAAAGATATCGGCGGGAGAGTCGCTCATAGAGATGAAAACGACCAAGGATATGGCCGTTGACAATAAGGGTCTGGTCCATGGAGGGTTCATCTTCGGGCTGGCCGACCATGCTGCCATGCTGGCGGTGAACCATCCCTTCGTGGTGCTCTCAGGATCCAGTTGCAGGTTCCTGAAACCCGCCATGCCGGGACAGCTGCTCATTGCCGAAGGAAAAATCATCGATGAAGACGGCAGGAAAAAGACCGCCAGGGTCACGGTGCGCAGGGAAAATGAAATCATTTTTACCGGTGATTTCACCTGCGTTGTCCTGGAAAATCACGTGCTGTCACCGGTTCAGCAAAGTTCCTGA
- a CDS encoding acetolactate synthase: MRLNGGDIIAMTLKNQGISHVFTLCGGHISPILVGCKKQGLTIIDVRHEVNAVFAADAMARLTGRPGVAVVTAGPGVTNTITAVKNALMAQVPLILLGGAAATVIKGRGSLQDIDQLSLFKTVTKMAVSLKRSCDIIPVLEKAMTIALSGVPGPVFIECPIDLLYDPELVRKWYGKASTPGNKGDLKSRLLSWYLNRHVDAMFACDFSDMHPHDLPARVLPVPERKILRAYKAVKKTRRPVMIIGSQAMLHPSGVSRLAAAVESMGIPVFLTGSARGLLGTDSAVQVHHHRREALQQADTVILAGMPCDFRLDYGRSINRKARLISVNRSRQDLYLNRRPNLAVHSDPFLFILGLAAQFTSHIMNHQAWLDELKRKDTIREKEIVSLSGKKTEGINPLFLLRRLEEFLSDDSIIVADGGDFVASAAYILNPRNPLSWLDPGVFGTLGVGAGFAMGARCVHPEKEIWIIYGDGAAGYSLQEFDTFVRHGLPVIGLIGNDAAWSQIVRDQVEYLHDDVATSLRHSDYHLVAEGFGAKGYLLDRKEKIDSVFSSARKMAHRGTPVLINAITGTTDFRKGSVSM; encoded by the coding sequence ATGAGATTAAACGGCGGCGATATCATTGCCATGACCCTGAAAAATCAGGGAATTTCCCATGTATTCACCCTTTGTGGAGGCCACATCTCACCGATCCTGGTGGGATGCAAAAAACAGGGACTGACTATCATTGATGTGCGCCACGAGGTGAACGCGGTTTTCGCCGCCGACGCCATGGCACGGCTTACAGGCAGACCAGGCGTGGCCGTCGTGACAGCGGGTCCCGGCGTCACCAACACCATCACTGCGGTCAAAAACGCCCTCATGGCCCAGGTGCCCCTCATCCTCCTGGGAGGAGCCGCTGCAACAGTCATCAAGGGCCGCGGTTCCCTGCAGGATATTGACCAGTTGTCGCTCTTCAAAACCGTGACGAAAATGGCCGTATCGTTAAAGAGAAGCTGTGATATCATCCCCGTCCTGGAGAAAGCCATGACGATTGCCCTCTCGGGCGTTCCCGGCCCGGTCTTTATTGAGTGTCCCATCGATCTTCTCTATGACCCGGAACTGGTCAGGAAATGGTACGGCAAAGCCTCGACGCCGGGAAATAAAGGTGATCTGAAAAGCAGGCTCCTATCGTGGTACCTGAACCGCCATGTCGATGCGATGTTCGCCTGTGACTTCTCCGATATGCACCCCCACGATCTGCCGGCCCGCGTTCTTCCGGTGCCGGAAAGAAAAATCCTGAGAGCATATAAAGCCGTCAAAAAGACCCGGCGTCCCGTCATGATAATCGGAAGCCAGGCCATGCTGCACCCTTCAGGGGTTTCCCGCCTGGCAGCGGCCGTTGAATCGATGGGAATACCGGTCTTTCTTACCGGTTCAGCCAGGGGACTGCTGGGCACCGACAGCGCTGTCCAGGTCCATCACCACAGAAGGGAAGCGCTGCAGCAGGCCGACACCGTCATCCTGGCCGGGATGCCCTGCGACTTCCGGCTTGATTACGGGCGGTCCATTAACCGGAAGGCCCGCCTCATTTCGGTAAACCGAAGCAGGCAAGACCTGTACCTGAACCGAAGGCCCAACCTGGCGGTTCACTCCGACCCGTTTCTTTTTATCCTGGGACTTGCGGCGCAGTTCACTTCTCATATCATGAACCATCAGGCCTGGCTTGACGAACTGAAGAGGAAAGACACCATTAGAGAAAAGGAAATCGTTTCCCTTTCAGGAAAAAAAACAGAAGGGATCAACCCGCTGTTCCTGCTGAGAAGACTGGAGGAATTTCTGAGTGACGATTCCATTATCGTGGCCGACGGCGGTGACTTCGTAGCTTCGGCGGCATATATCCTTAATCCCCGCAATCCCCTTTCATGGCTTGATCCCGGCGTATTCGGAACGCTGGGTGTTGGAGCGGGATTCGCCATGGGTGCCCGTTGCGTTCATCCCGAAAAAGAGATCTGGATCATTTACGGCGACGGAGCCGCAGGATACAGCCTTCAGGAGTTCGACACCTTTGTCCGCCACGGCCTGCCCGTCATCGGTCTTATCGGCAATGACGCGGCCTGGTCGCAGATCGTCCGCGACCAGGTTGAGTATCTTCATGACGACGTGGCTACATCGCTGCGTCATTCCGATTATCATCTCGTGGCTGAAGGATTCGGAGCGAAAGGGTATCTGCTGGACCGGAAGGAAAAAATCGATTCCGTATTCAGCAGTGCACGCAAAATGGCGCACCGGGGCACGCCGGTCCTTATCAACGCCATTACAGGAACAACGGATTTCCGTAAAGGATCGGTTTCGATGTAG
- a CDS encoding glutamyl-tRNA amidotransferase yields MSLLEKIEAEMKEALKAGDTVRSDTLKMLKTDITYEKAKTGETVSDEKILEVIARAAKKRKEAMTEYRKANREDLASREAQELALIEAYLPEQMAEEDIKKYVADLVASMGGVTKKDFGRVMGQAMKDLKGKADGVLVKKIITESLGE; encoded by the coding sequence ATGAGTCTTCTCGAAAAAATCGAAGCTGAAATGAAAGAGGCGCTCAAGGCCGGAGATACGGTCAGGTCTGACACACTGAAAATGCTGAAAACCGATATCACCTACGAGAAAGCAAAAACAGGAGAAACCGTTTCCGATGAAAAAATCCTCGAGGTAATAGCCCGGGCTGCAAAAAAAAGGAAAGAGGCCATGACGGAGTACCGGAAGGCAAACCGTGAGGACCTGGCTTCCCGCGAGGCCCAGGAGCTGGCCCTCATCGAGGCCTATCTGCCGGAACAGATGGCCGAAGAAGATATCAAAAAATATGTCGCGGACCTCGTTGCTTCCATGGGCGGAGTCACTAAAAAGGATTTCGGCCGTGTCATGGGACAGGCCATGAAGGACCTTAAAGGCAAGGCCGATGGAGTCCTGGTGAAAAAAATCATCACTGAGAGCCTGGGAGAATAA
- a CDS encoding MerR family transcriptional regulator: MAVVDIKQDKNKAAGRERFERDFYEPVYTIGVAAAKLGVSVHALRLYEAEGLLIPFKTETGRRLYSDLELEKTRCIKKMIQEEGLNFEGIRRILAFVPCWKLRKCGSRNGSECPAYNVRTRPCWASNEKCLHPYPSCRDCPVYRGIVSCEDVHDLVYSSCSKK; this comes from the coding sequence ATGGCAGTGGTGGATATAAAACAGGACAAAAACAAAGCAGCTGGCCGGGAAAGGTTCGAACGTGATTTTTATGAACCGGTCTACACCATTGGTGTGGCGGCGGCGAAACTGGGCGTCTCGGTCCATGCCCTGCGTCTTTACGAAGCCGAAGGCCTGCTGATTCCCTTTAAAACAGAAACGGGAAGAAGGCTCTATTCGGACCTGGAACTGGAGAAGACGCGGTGTATCAAAAAAATGATACAGGAAGAAGGCCTCAACTTCGAAGGAATCAGGAGAATCCTCGCCTTTGTGCCCTGCTGGAAGCTGAGAAAGTGCGGCTCCAGGAATGGAAGTGAATGTCCTGCCTATAATGTACGAACGCGTCCCTGCTGGGCCTCGAATGAAAAATGCCTCCATCCCTATCCCTCGTGCCGCGATTGTCCCGTGTACCGGGGTATAGTAAGCTGCGAGGATGTGCACGACCTCGTATATTCATCGTGCAGTAAAAAGTAG
- a CDS encoding sulfurtransferase, giving the protein MFAPLAVFGNWSNGINFVFAFVIGIGFGFALESGGFGNSRKLAWQFYFKDLTVFKVMFTAIITAMAGIIFLDAFGWLDVNSMLINPTYLWSGIAGGVIMGFGFAIGGYCPGTSFAGLATLKVDAVFYLAGIFLGMFVFGEIAPSIDAFYSGKYSGFMGTVTIYEYLGVSAGVVGFVVVLIALGGFFGAEWVEKKYGEIVE; this is encoded by the coding sequence ATGTTTGCACCATTAGCGGTATTCGGCAATTGGAGTAACGGAATAAATTTTGTTTTTGCTTTTGTGATCGGCATCGGCTTCGGCTTCGCCCTGGAGAGCGGAGGTTTCGGTAATTCACGGAAGCTGGCCTGGCAATTCTATTTCAAGGACCTGACGGTTTTTAAAGTAATGTTTACGGCAATAATTACGGCCATGGCAGGGATTATATTTTTAGATGCCTTTGGATGGCTCGACGTGAACAGCATGCTGATCAATCCAACCTATCTTTGGTCCGGCATCGCCGGTGGCGTGATAATGGGTTTTGGCTTCGCCATCGGCGGATACTGTCCCGGCACATCTTTTGCCGGTCTTGCCACCCTGAAGGTTGATGCCGTTTTTTACCTGGCAGGGATATTTCTCGGCATGTTTGTCTTCGGCGAGATAGCCCCCTCCATCGATGCCTTTTACAGCGGTAAATACAGCGGGTTCATGGGGACCGTGACCATCTATGAATATTTAGGAGTCTCGGCGGGTGTTGTCGGATTTGTTGTTGTCCTCATCGCCCTGGGTGGTTTTTTCGGTGCGGAATGGGTTGAAAAGAAATACGGTGAAATAGTCGAATAG